In Gemmatimonadota bacterium, a single window of DNA contains:
- a CDS encoding (2Fe-2S) ferredoxin domain-containing protein codes for MGQYKHHVFVCSFGKTCEKAGGVSVFQTLKRETRDAGLAGIVRINKAGCMNQCGHGPMVVVYPEDTWYAGVDEEGARAIVRKHLVKGTPVDALRYVAPPGDNKLVDED; via the coding sequence CATCACGTCTTCGTCTGCTCCTTCGGCAAGACCTGCGAAAAGGCGGGCGGTGTCTCCGTCTTCCAGACGCTGAAGCGCGAGACCAGGGACGCCGGACTCGCCGGCATCGTGCGCATCAACAAGGCCGGCTGCATGAACCAGTGCGGCCACGGCCCCATGGTCGTCGTCTACCCCGAGGACACCTGGTATGCCGGGGTCGATGAGGAGGGGGCGCGCGCGATCGTCCGCAAGCACCTCGTCAAGGGGACGCCGGTGGACGCGCTGCGCTACGTGGCCCCGCCCGGCGACAACAAGCTCGTGGACGAGGACTGA